A genomic window from Silene latifolia isolate original U9 population chromosome Y, ASM4854445v1, whole genome shotgun sequence includes:
- the LOC141628146 gene encoding secreted RxLR effector protein 161-like translates to MDPSVKLMPNTKNGEAISQLEYSQVIGCLMYAMTSTRPDIAFAVGKLSRYTSNPSFEHWVAVKRVLRYLKQTMDYGLNYVGFPSVLEGYSDASWITNMEDHSSTSGWVFLLGGGAISWASKKQTCITSLTMESEFIALAAADKEAEWLRNLVYEIPVWPRPIPPISIHCDSSAPKLSP, encoded by the coding sequence ATGGATCCTAGTGTTAAGCTTATGCCTAATACTAAGAACGGTGAAGCTATTTCACAACTTGAGTATTCTCAAGTGATTGGGTGTTTGATGTATGCTATGACAAGCACAAGACCGGATATCGCCTTTGCCGTTGGCAAGTTGAGTAGATACACAAGTAATCCTAGCTTTGAGCATTGGGTTGCGGTGAAACGTGTATTGAGGTACTTGAAGCAAACCATGGATTATGGTTTGAACTATGTCGGATTTCCTTCGGTTTTAGAAGGGTATTCCGATGCTAGTTGGATCACCAACATGGAGGATCATTCATCTACTAGTGGATGGGTGTTCTTGCTTGGTGGAGGAGCTATCTCATGGGCTTCTAAGAAGCAAACTTGTATAACAAGTTTGACTATGGAGTCGGAGTTCATTGCTTTAGCTGCGGCCGATAAAGAGGCGGAATGGTTAAGGAATTTGGTTTATGAAATTCCCGTTTGGCCAAGACCTATTCCTCCTATTTCTATCCATTGTGATAGTTCGGCGCCTAAGCTAAGCCCATAG